Proteins from a single region of Chlamydia buteonis:
- a CDS encoding DUF1207 domain-containing protein: protein MGRLLRYGCCLCSLVFICYFSSCVTAGAQEAGRCPDCESFRKAVHRSDQLPENIQESENGCYLTGYVQALVDMHFLDSCTQVVVEDNVAYVFALPVDTVLSNAIIDFIKDLPFIASVEICTSPYQECWSIYGENRPILPKQKALGTEIVCGKEGIWLPQNTILFAPLIADPRQVTNSAGIRFNEKVIGNRVGSAIFGGDFILLRLFDVSRFHGDLDIGLQGGVFSVFDLDHPDSCMVNSDFFVAGLLGFAVDKWSFRLRLWHLSSHLGDEFLLTHPDFPRFNLSDEGIDFFVSLRYNPQIRLYGGAGYIISRDLTFPERPLYIEAGAELRPFGLREGNLHAQPIFAMHFRFWEEQHFGIDQTYILGMEWSKFRDVGRKIRAFVEYHQGFSKEGQFVREPCNYYGFRLTYGF, encoded by the coding sequence ATGGGAAGACTGTTACGATATGGCTGCTGTTTATGCAGTTTAGTATTTATTTGCTATTTTTCATCTTGTGTAACTGCAGGAGCTCAGGAAGCTGGGCGTTGTCCTGATTGTGAGAGCTTTAGAAAAGCTGTTCATCGCTCGGATCAACTACCTGAAAATATTCAAGAATCTGAAAATGGTTGTTATCTTACGGGGTATGTACAAGCCCTCGTAGACATGCATTTTTTAGATAGCTGTACTCAGGTTGTTGTTGAGGATAACGTTGCTTATGTATTCGCCCTTCCTGTCGATACGGTACTTTCTAATGCGATTATAGATTTTATTAAAGATTTACCGTTTATTGCTTCTGTAGAAATTTGCACTAGCCCCTATCAAGAATGTTGGAGTATTTATGGAGAAAATCGTCCTATATTACCCAAGCAGAAGGCTTTAGGCACGGAAATTGTCTGTGGTAAAGAAGGTATATGGTTACCACAAAATACCATACTCTTTGCACCGTTAATTGCAGATCCTCGCCAGGTAACAAATAGTGCGGGCATTCGTTTTAATGAGAAGGTTATCGGTAACCGAGTAGGTTCCGCTATTTTTGGTGGGGACTTTATTTTGCTACGTCTTTTCGATGTTTCTCGTTTTCATGGGGATTTAGATATTGGCCTTCAAGGGGGAGTTTTTTCAGTTTTTGATTTAGATCATCCGGATTCTTGCATGGTCAACTCTGACTTTTTCGTTGCGGGTTTGTTAGGGTTTGCTGTTGATAAATGGAGTTTTCGTTTACGCCTTTGGCATCTTTCTTCGCATTTGGGAGATGAATTTCTTTTAACCCATCCGGATTTCCCAAGATTTAACCTCAGTGACGAGGGAATCGATTTTTTTGTTTCCTTGCGTTATAACCCGCAGATACGTCTGTACGGCGGAGCAGGTTACATTATCAGTAGAGATTTGACTTTCCCTGAACGTCCTTTATACATAGAAGCAGGAGCAGAATTACGTCCTTTTGGATTGCGTGAGGGCAATTTACACGCTCAGCCGATTTTCGCTATGCATTTTCGCTTCTGGGAAGAACAGCATTTTGGAATAGATCAGACCTATATCTTAGGTATGGAATGGTCAAAATTTCGTGATGTTGGCAGAAAAATTCGTGCATTTGTCGAATACCATCAAGGATTTTCT